The following proteins are encoded in a genomic region of Montipora foliosa isolate CH-2021 chromosome 8, ASM3666993v2, whole genome shotgun sequence:
- the LOC137968162 gene encoding uncharacterized protein yields the protein MHLHCHLCECVLDYGPVYGFWCFSFERYNGILGSLHVNNRQIEVQLMRKFLERHQLGSISWPGDFSGFREMLSATDKGSLALTKKSNLSPAEYKECARLKGFTGVNLFHLSFVDKHFIQALPPYKEVYMADDEVDTLTQMYSFLHKEDSIVYVPKFTRQFSQLKLYDQKLDSRYSRSERSACILARWYGANGLDTNSKDLRPGVIQYFFQHTVTVQSPTGGTVDLPYTLACIHWYKVHPNARFYFGLPIQVCLPSFEIESVGAFMPVSRIDSVCVVANLRYNLKTPNGKERVTVAVPLDVKLHV from the exons ATGCATCTTCACTGTCATTTGTGTGAATGTGTTCTTGATTATGGTCCTGTATATGGCTTCTGgtgtttttcatttgagcgCTATAATGGAATCTTAGGATCTTTGCATGTCAACAACCGTCAAATAGAGGTACAGTTGATGAGGAAATTTCTTGAACGACATCAGCTTGGAAGCATTTCATGGCCAGGAGATTTTAGTGGATTTAGAGAGATGCTATCGGCAACTGACAAAGGATCTCTGGCATTAACAAAGAAGAGTAATCTTTCTCCAGCTGAATATAAAGAGTGTGCTAGGCTTAAAGGCTTCACTGGAGTTAATCTCTTTCATTTATCATTTGTGGACAAACACTTTATCCAGGCTCTCCCTCCTTACAAAGAGGTTTACATGGCTGATGATGAGGTTGATACCTTGACACAAATGTACAGCTTTTTACACAAGGAAGACAGTATTGTTTATGTTCCAAAGTTTACACGTCAGTTTTCCCAGTTGAAGTTGTATGACCAGAAGTTAGACTCAAGGTACTCAAGAAGTGAAAGGTCAGCCTGCATTCTTGCCCGATGGTATGGTGCAAACGGTCTGGACACAAATTCAAAGGATTTAAGACCAG GAGTTATACAGTACTTCTTCCAGCATACTGTCACCGTTCAATCCCCAACTGGTGGAACTGTAGACCTCCCATACACTCTTGCTTGTATTCACTGGTACAAAGTCCACCCAAATGCAAGGTTCTATTTTGGGTTACCAATTCAAGTATGCCTTCCATCATTTGAGATCGAATCAGTTGGAGCATTCATGCCAGTGTCAAGGATAGACAGTGTTTGTGTTGTAGCCAACTTGCGTTATAACCTTAAAACTCCTAATGGTAAAGAGAGAGTCACTGTTGCTGTTCCACTTGATGTCAAATTGCATGTGTGA
- the LOC137968801 gene encoding uncharacterized protein — protein sequence MRLFRFEVVETLLVAGIPISKVDILRPLFERYAQRLTSSSHMKDFIPVVLEKEKENLKAELHNVKEASIIFDGTARLGEALAIVLRFVQEDCKPTQRLVRLEVLAKPLKGNELAQRLMTCIAVNHNFGPNMVLAGIRDGAAVDDTAIKQLLFFYPNIMDVICFSHTINNVRCHSVFRVLDTFFRHWVNLFAHSYNAKLLWKERTEKSMCSHSSTRWWSKWELLKQVSDYFDDVAPFLQENENLSPQIRQHLLEIINDPQDLQDLRLELGVMVDVGVHFVNATYYLEGDGSLIFTCIERLSVVSHAVTVGHYPCTLAIAREIANGDAALENRLITQAKDCVKPGLNFFQHKFNVQFLTNVRAFKAARLCCPVQVSALRPDARSLEDLKNFPFVDDATIANLATELPLYLAAADGVMCDSEEEKLVWWAAHRDTLPHWVALVRKLLLIQPSSAAAAERVFSVLSTLSAQQEGALEDYIEASVMIRYNNNQRKL from the coding sequence ATGAGACTCTTTCGATTTGAGGTAGTAGAAACACTTCTTGTGGCCGGAATCCCCATTTCGAAAGTTGATATTCTACGCCCTCTTTTCGAAAGATATGCACAAAGGTTAACTTCAAGTAGCCATATGAAGGACTTTATTCCCGTAGTAttggaaaaagagaaagaaaacctaAAAGCTGAGCTCCACAACGTGAAAGAAGCTTCTATAATATTTGATGGGACGGCACGACTGGGTGAGGCTCTAGCAATTGTACTACGTTTTGTGCAAGAAGATTGCAAGCCTACGCAACGCCTTGTGCGCCTAGAGGTTCTCGCTAAGCCTCTCAAGGGTAATGAGTTGGCCCAGAGACTGATGACATGCATTGCTGTTAATCACAACTTCGGGCCAAACATGGTACTTGCTGGGATAAGAGATGGTGCCGCAGTTGACGATACTGCCATAAAGCAACTGCTTTTCTTTTATCCAAACATAATGGATGTCATTTGCTTCTCTCATACAATCAATAATGTGAGATGCCATTCTGTGTTCAGAGTCTTGGACACATTTTTCCGCCACTGGGTAAATCTGTTTGCCCACAGCTATAATGCTAAGCTTCTCTGgaaagagagaactgaaaagtCGATGTGTTCCCACAGTAGCACACGATGGTGGAGCAAGTGGGAGCTCTTGAAACAAGTATCTGATTACTTTGATGATGTGGCACCCTTTCTGCAAGAGAATGAGAATCTTTCTCCTCAGATTCGCCAGCATCTCCTGGAAATAATCAATGACCCCCAAGATCTACAAGACCTTCGTCTGGAGCTAGGTGTTATGGTTGACGTTGGTGTGCACTTCGTCAATGCTACATATTACCTTGAAGGAGATGGGTCACTGATATTCACCTGCATTGAGCGTCTATCAGTTGTCTCACATGCTGTTACAGTAGGCCACTATCCATGTACCTTAGCCATTGCTAGAGAGATCGCCAATGGTGATGCTGCTCTTGAAAATCGGCTGATTACTCAGGCAAAGGATtgtgttaaacctggattgaactTCTTTCAACACAAGTTCAATGTCCAGTTCCTCACAAACGTCCGTGCTTTCAAGGCAGCACGTCTCTGTTGCCCTGTCCAAGTTTCCGCACTGAGACCAGATGCTCGTTCCCTAGAAGATTTAAAAAACTTTCCATTTGTGGATGATGCCACCATAGCTAACTTGGCAACAGAGCTGCCACTTTATCTCGCCGCCGCTGATGGCGTTATGTGTGATAGTGAAGAGGAGAAACTTGTGTGGTGGGCAGCACATCGGGACACTCTTCCACACTGGGTCGCATTGGTCAGGAAGTTATTACTCATTCAGCCCAgctctgctgctgctgctgagAGGGTGTTTAGTGTCCTCAGTACTCTGTCAGCACAACAAGAGGGAGCTCTCGAGGACTACATAGAGGCATCTGTGATGATCAGATACAACAATAATCAAAGAAAGCTCTAG